The genomic stretch CCCGTCGGCCAGTTCCGGCACGTCAAACGAATAACGCGCGGTGCCCGAATTCACATCGGTGCCGACCAGGCCAAGCAACAGGCCCAGGACGATCATCGCAATCGCCTTGATCAGTGAGCCCGATGCCAGCACGACCGCGCCGATCAGGCCCAGCACCATCAAAGAGAAATATTCTGCCGGCCCGAAGTTGAACGCGAATTCCGACAGCGGCGTGGCAAACGCCGCCAGCACCAGCGTGGCCACGCAGCCCGCGAAGAACGAGCCGAGGCCCGCGGTGGCCAGCGCCACGCCCGCGCGCCCGCGCCGCGCCATCTGGTAGCCGTCGATGGTCGTCACCACCGATGACGATTCGCCCGGCAGGTTAACGAGGATGGCTGTGGTGGAGCCGCCGTACTGCGCGCCGTAGTAAATGCCGGCCAGCATGATGAGCGCAGCCACCGGCGGCAGCGCGTACGTGGCCGGCAGCAGCATCGCAATCGTGGCGATGGGGCCAAGGCCTGGCAGCACGCCGATCAACGTACCGAGCACGCAGCCGATGAACGCGTAGATCAGGTTCTGGATGGAGAGCGCGGTGGAGAAGCCGAGCGCGAGATTGGCAAAGAGGTCCATGGTGTCGTCCGCGTCTCGCTCAATTGCCGATGAAGGCGGGCCACACCGGGAACTGCAGCTTGAGCCCGTACACGAAGGCCGCTAGGCTCATCACCACCATGACGATGGCGGTGCCGGCCGCGCCCTTCAGCGTGAACTCGTGGCTGGCCATGCTGGAAACGAAAACGAGTACTACAAGCGACAGCACCAGGCCAAGCGGTTGCAGCAGCAGTCCGAACAGAACAACCGAGCCGAGAATCCACAGCAGCGTCTTGACGTCCCAACGCGGAATGCGATCGACCACGCCCTTGCGGGACAGCGATTGCACGACGACAACCACGCCCAGCAGCACGAGCACCATGCCCAGCCAGAACGGGAAATAGCCCGGGCCCATGCTGCCGGCCGTGCCCATGCGGTAGCTGCGCGCCAGAAGGGCAAACGCCGCACCGGCGACGATGAACATGATGCCGGATGCAAAGTCCTGCTGACTGCGGATCACCGGACGACCTTGTGGATCGTTCTGCAAGTCTGGTCTCCTCGGATGGCGTGCCGCGCGGGTTCGGCGGGCCGCCTTGTGCGTGATAAGGCGACCAAGTTTGCACGCTAAGCAGACCGGCTTTCAAGCAGCTTGCGAAGGGGGGCATGCCGCTTCATGAGCCGGCGCGGCGCCCCGGGCAAACGGTTCAGGGTTTGTCCCTAGCGTTGCCCTGAGCAACATTGGGGCCGCACAACGCGGTTGCGCGGCCCCCGGTGCAATTACATGCCAATACCGCGCGCCATCAGCACGGCCGCCAGCGGAATGAAGATGATCAGGTGCGACTCGATCATGACCCAGCGGCGCGTTTTGGCGATCTCCGACGGGGTGGGCACGAAGTCGGGCAG from Ralstonia pickettii encodes the following:
- a CDS encoding tripartite tricarboxylate transporter TctB family protein; amino-acid sequence: MFIVAGAAFALLARSYRMGTAGSMGPGYFPFWLGMVLVLLGVVVVVQSLSRKGVVDRIPRWDVKTLLWILGSVVLFGLLLQPLGLVLSLVVLVFVSSMASHEFTLKGAAGTAIVMVVMSLAAFVYGLKLQFPVWPAFIGN